Proteins from a genomic interval of Candidatus Dormiibacterota bacterium:
- a CDS encoding PAS domain-containing protein yields the protein MTVFSSYAVQRTPPEPPSADAADALLALLIARADVPAATVIFWKAGNPWLAHSIGLHDAVGFDLRSLAVPALTIVDDPEHDDTFSTSSLVHGPEQLRFIATAPIRSPDGAVLGTLALLDRIAREDGAQIEPILRDGAAIAAVIAQQRSTPEGRTEQIEILERAVDAAQSGIAVCSLNSDGTLPRFLYVNNAIVGRSGISRGQFLSGFPGVFDREPNLEFSRRIARHMRDNDETPFETEYQGAKGATYLLNVCCSRLESRPGEEPHYILVTEDITERRGRTQITRLFESVIADTSDLVLITDATRPSEGGPYIRYVNGSMSAFLQRPSGDLIGQPTHRLVSELTELRTLRSMDHKLEHYLPIANEVAFRRGDGERIWSSFTARALRDERGEPTYWLFTGRDITARKQEYRQSAQFAQALDSADEPVVIYEVVPPYELEISYQNRAAMEQGRYLSTTLLGAGDPSHEMLVLWHRLEQGISVQRMMFVQTDEEPGAWVSLEVRPTLDDTGALASVTAIQHVPGVRTRAAGTNHPMLFAIALADELLGYHALADRMDALATILEAEWRAQVAFEYVDLMPFGSDVVIGVEPQVAEFLSAGGVLVPRGTIRIRVTWNLPLSTDMTTALRLFLEAIAKRNLIA from the coding sequence ATGACGGTTTTTTCCTCTTACGCGGTTCAACGAACGCCGCCCGAGCCTCCCAGCGCCGATGCGGCGGATGCTCTGCTGGCACTCCTGATCGCTAGGGCGGACGTCCCGGCTGCCACGGTGATCTTCTGGAAAGCGGGCAATCCGTGGCTTGCCCACAGCATCGGGTTGCACGACGCTGTCGGGTTCGATCTCAGAAGTCTCGCCGTCCCGGCGCTCACGATCGTGGACGATCCCGAGCACGACGACACATTTTCGACATCGTCTCTCGTGCATGGCCCGGAACAGCTTCGCTTTATCGCGACCGCCCCGATTCGCTCTCCCGATGGCGCCGTGCTCGGAACGCTCGCTCTGCTCGATCGGATCGCACGCGAGGACGGGGCGCAGATCGAGCCGATTCTTCGCGACGGGGCCGCGATCGCCGCCGTCATCGCTCAGCAGCGCAGCACTCCGGAAGGACGAACCGAGCAGATCGAGATCCTCGAGCGCGCGGTCGATGCGGCCCAGAGCGGCATCGCGGTCTGCAGCCTCAACTCCGATGGTACTCTGCCCCGTTTCCTCTATGTCAACAACGCAATCGTCGGGCGATCCGGCATCTCGCGCGGGCAATTTCTCAGCGGCTTTCCCGGTGTATTCGATCGAGAACCCAACCTTGAATTCTCCCGTCGTATCGCCCGACATATGCGAGATAACGACGAAACGCCGTTCGAGACCGAGTATCAAGGCGCTAAAGGCGCGACGTACTTGTTGAATGTCTGCTGTTCGCGCCTTGAGAGTCGCCCCGGTGAAGAGCCGCACTATATCCTCGTGACCGAAGATATTACAGAACGGCGAGGCCGCACCCAAATCACCCGTTTGTTCGAATCGGTGATCGCCGATACGTCCGATCTCGTGTTAATTACCGATGCTACGCGACCGAGCGAGGGCGGCCCATACATTCGCTACGTCAACGGGTCCATGAGCGCGTTTTTACAGCGACCCAGCGGTGATTTGATCGGGCAGCCGACGCACCGTCTCGTGAGTGAATTGACCGAACTGCGCACGCTGCGCTCGATGGATCACAAGCTCGAACACTACCTTCCGATCGCGAACGAAGTGGCCTTCAGGCGAGGCGACGGCGAACGGATCTGGAGTAGCTTCACTGCCAGGGCATTGCGAGACGAACGCGGCGAGCCGACGTACTGGCTCTTCACCGGTCGCGACATCACGGCACGCAAGCAAGAGTATCGGCAGAGCGCCCAATTCGCGCAGGCGTTAGATTCGGCTGATGAACCGGTCGTGATCTATGAGGTCGTTCCTCCGTACGAACTCGAGATCAGCTACCAAAATCGCGCGGCGATGGAACAGGGCAGGTATCTGTCGACGACGCTTCTGGGCGCGGGCGACCCGTCGCACGAGATGCTCGTGCTGTGGCATCGTCTGGAACAGGGCATCTCGGTGCAGCGGATGATGTTCGTGCAGACCGACGAGGAACCGGGTGCGTGGGTATCCTTAGAGGTGCGGCCCACCCTCGACGATACCGGAGCGCTAGCGTCGGTCACCGCGATCCAGCACGTGCCCGGGGTGCGCACGCGCGCAGCCGGCACGAATCATCCCATGCTCTTCGCGATCGCGCTCGCCGACGAACTGCTCGGATATCATGCCCTAGCCGATCGGATGGACGCGCTTGCAACGATCCTCGAAGCAGAGTGGCGCGCGCAGGTCGCTTTCGAATATGTCGATCTCATGCCGTTCGGATCCGACGTCGTCATAGGCGTGGAGCCTCAAGTGGCAGAGTTCCTTAGCGCCGGCGGGGTGCTCGTACCGAGGGGCACGATCCGCATTCGCGTGACGTGGAACCTCCCGCTCTCGACCGACATGACGACCGCGTTACGGCTCTTTCTCGAAGCGATCGCAAAGCGTAATTTGATAGCCTAG
- the mqnC gene encoding cyclic dehypoxanthinyl futalosine synthase yields MSSLASLLDRAAGGGRLSYDEGVRLYNEADLHDLGMAAHARRMQLHPTDVVTYVIDTTINYTNVCNVHCTFCAFFRPEKHAEGYTMSHDDVIGRVKFAADQGATQIMIQGGVNPELGIAWFERLFNRVRSEYPNVDIHSLSVSEVIGLSRVENLPVREILLRLKDAGMKSLPGAGAEILVERVRKRISARKVKPDEWLGVMREAQLLGMPTTATMMFGSIETNEERIEHMQVLRDLQDETGGFTAFIPWYYVPFKTPLRGKESTGLEYLRVLAVSRLYMDNFPHLQASWLTPGLKMGQLALFYGCDDMGGTILEEQVVHDAGSTNVATRSDLENAVIGAGFRPVIRDTYWNVRADMALATA; encoded by the coding sequence GTGTCGTCTCTCGCTAGCTTGCTCGACAGAGCCGCCGGGGGCGGACGCCTCTCGTACGATGAAGGCGTTCGTCTGTATAACGAGGCGGATCTCCACGATCTTGGGATGGCCGCTCACGCTCGCCGGATGCAGTTGCATCCGACCGACGTCGTTACGTATGTGATCGATACGACGATCAACTACACCAACGTCTGCAACGTGCATTGCACGTTTTGCGCGTTCTTTCGGCCGGAAAAACATGCCGAAGGCTACACGATGTCGCACGACGACGTGATCGGCCGGGTCAAGTTTGCAGCCGACCAGGGCGCGACGCAAATCATGATCCAGGGCGGCGTGAACCCGGAGTTGGGCATCGCGTGGTTCGAACGGCTCTTCAATCGCGTGCGCAGCGAGTATCCGAACGTCGATATCCACTCGCTCTCCGTTTCGGAAGTGATCGGGCTTTCACGCGTGGAGAATCTGCCGGTTCGCGAGATATTGCTACGCCTCAAAGATGCCGGGATGAAATCGCTGCCGGGCGCCGGCGCCGAGATTCTGGTCGAACGCGTTCGCAAGCGCATCTCGGCCCGCAAGGTGAAGCCGGACGAATGGCTCGGCGTCATGCGCGAGGCGCAACTGCTGGGTATGCCGACGACGGCGACGATGATGTTCGGCTCGATCGAAACCAACGAAGAGCGTATCGAGCACATGCAGGTGTTGCGCGACTTACAGGACGAGACCGGCGGCTTCACCGCATTCATTCCGTGGTATTACGTGCCGTTCAAAACCCCGCTACGCGGCAAGGAATCGACGGGCTTGGAGTACTTGCGGGTCTTGGCCGTATCGCGACTCTACATGGATAATTTTCCGCATTTGCAGGCTTCGTGGCTGACGCCGGGCTTGAAGATGGGCCAACTCGCCCTATTCTACGGCTGCGACGATATGGGCGGCACGATTCTCGAGGAGCAGGTCGTTCACGACGCGGGCTCCACCAACGTCGCGACGCGAAGCGATCTGGAAAATGCGGTTATCGGAGCCGGCTTCCGGCCCGTGATCCGCGATACGTATTGGAACGTGCGGGCCGACATGGCTTTAGCGACGGCCTAG
- a CDS encoding phosphatase PAP2 family protein: MSSSPSSTTPPNRRLAAAAIALGSFSLVLGLGWYVTAYGEPLWLVAFERAVVGHGARAAWAVTQLCYPYVLGPLGIALLVVAWRFPEWRARVAFSLILLLLCWRGTDLLQHLYARPRRLDWVIHHETSFSFPSSHAAISLGFYGLWSAFIGKSRLPGRGILSALLAVVVVAVYWSRLALGAHYVTDLVAGGFLAVALVSAGVAAVPIKVFGSPTAAP; this comes from the coding sequence ATGAGCAGCAGTCCCTCTTCGACGACGCCTCCTAACCGGCGGCTCGCTGCGGCAGCGATCGCGCTCGGGTCGTTCTCGCTGGTGCTTGGCCTGGGTTGGTACGTCACCGCTTACGGCGAACCGCTATGGCTGGTAGCCTTCGAACGGGCGGTCGTCGGGCACGGCGCGCGAGCGGCCTGGGCCGTGACGCAACTCTGCTATCCGTACGTGCTGGGTCCGCTCGGCATCGCGCTGCTCGTGGTTGCCTGGCGCTTCCCGGAATGGCGCGCGCGCGTGGCCTTTAGCCTGATCCTGCTACTGCTCTGTTGGCGCGGCACCGATCTCTTGCAGCATCTCTATGCGCGGCCGCGCCGTTTAGACTGGGTGATCCATCATGAAACCTCGTTCTCGTTCCCAAGCTCCCACGCGGCCATCTCGCTGGGCTTCTACGGGTTGTGGTCGGCGTTTATCGGCAAAAGCCGCCTGCCGGGCCGGGGCATCCTGAGCGCGTTGCTCGCGGTCGTCGTGGTGGCCGTCTATTGGTCCCGGCTTGCGTTAGGGGCTCACTATGTGACGGATTTGGTCGCCGGTGGGTTTCTGGCGGTTGCGCTCGTATCGGCAGGGGTCGCGGCGGTGCCGATAAAGGTCTTTGGCTCCCCTACCGCAGCACCGTAG
- a CDS encoding isocitrate/isopropylmalate family dehydrogenase has product MTTPTIVVLDGDQTGQELLEQSLRVLDKSVIDIDLAFETYDLSLENRRATQNQVVHDAAAAMKIHRLGLKAATITPEQKGDVGSPNAILRKEIEGKVIVRTGRKLPRVRPVAGIHAPISVVRMAVGDAYGAKEWREGEGMDEVAYRTEAISRSVCRYVSEYAFVHATKMGATVFGGPKYTVSPVYEGMLKEEMDAAAARYPHVPYDPQLIDATYALLLSNAGDNPLVIPSLNRDGDCLSDLVMQLFGSIAGAESILLAFDESLQPSVVMAEAPHGTAPRLFGKNVANPLAMILAAGALIGYVQDKRAANASRAIYEAALEAVHGGTATADLGGQASTTEFTDAVIEGVKRKLDVWSTL; this is encoded by the coding sequence TTGACCACGCCGACCATCGTCGTTCTCGACGGCGACCAAACCGGACAAGAATTGCTTGAGCAATCGCTGCGCGTGCTCGATAAGTCGGTCATCGACATCGATTTGGCTTTCGAAACTTACGACCTTTCGCTTGAAAACCGGCGCGCAACGCAGAACCAAGTGGTTCACGACGCCGCAGCCGCGATGAAGATCCATCGGCTCGGGCTCAAAGCCGCGACGATCACGCCCGAGCAGAAGGGCGACGTCGGTTCGCCCAACGCCATCCTTCGCAAAGAGATCGAGGGCAAAGTGATCGTGCGCACCGGCCGCAAGTTGCCGCGCGTGCGGCCGGTCGCCGGCATCCACGCGCCCATCTCGGTCGTGCGCATGGCGGTGGGAGACGCATACGGCGCCAAAGAGTGGCGCGAGGGTGAGGGTATGGACGAAGTCGCCTACCGCACCGAGGCGATCTCGCGTAGCGTCTGCCGTTACGTTTCCGAGTACGCGTTCGTACACGCTACGAAAATGGGCGCGACGGTTTTTGGCGGCCCGAAGTATACCGTAAGCCCGGTGTACGAAGGCATGCTCAAAGAAGAGATGGACGCTGCCGCGGCAAGGTACCCGCACGTCCCTTACGATCCCCAACTCATCGATGCGACCTACGCCCTGCTGCTCTCGAACGCGGGCGATAACCCCTTGGTTATCCCGTCGCTCAACCGCGACGGCGATTGCCTCTCGGATCTGGTGATGCAGCTCTTCGGCTCCATCGCGGGCGCCGAATCGATCCTGTTGGCTTTCGACGAATCGCTCCAGCCCTCGGTGGTAATGGCCGAAGCTCCGCACGGAACGGCGCCGCGGCTTTTTGGGAAAAACGTGGCGAACCCGCTGGCGATGATCCTTGCAGCCGGCGCGTTAATCGGGTACGTGCAGGACAAGCGTGCCGCCAACGCCTCGCGGGCGATCTACGAAGCGGCGCTGGAGGCCGTCCACGGAGGCACCGCGACGGCCGACCTCGGCGGACAGGCGTCGACGACCGAATTCACCGATGCGGTGATCGAGGGCGTCAAGCGCAAACTCGACGTCTGGTCGACGCTTTAG
- a CDS encoding PilZ domain-containing protein, translating to MLWSSRRVASTARSNQRQTYRQSIELPIAVSVDGLPAPVYATLVNISETGCRVRSLILIDRHRAVEFQLRRQALAPLLLRGKVMSRATPSGGGGYEYGISFNGMPQSERDALSQEILELQRREAAARAQQRSAEVKPAIPPGTQRRRSVRTLFSFPVRYRFGKTSSPAEANDISTGGLRLMCREDVPLGVDVEIRFRLPNAVLDIFPPSEERTEITPFGPRKIRLPDNRRPFAEMLLRGRVISRFAPQRGREVYGVQFTDIDGYHREEIARFTHAVQLQKLRNE from the coding sequence ATGTTATGGTCCTCTCGCCGCGTGGCCTCGACCGCGCGGTCGAACCAGCGGCAAACCTACCGCCAATCGATCGAGCTCCCTATAGCAGTGAGCGTCGATGGGTTGCCCGCGCCCGTCTATGCAACCCTCGTGAACATTTCGGAGACCGGCTGCCGCGTCCGCTCGCTCATCCTGATCGATCGCCATCGCGCGGTGGAATTCCAACTCCGCCGCCAAGCGCTGGCGCCGTTGCTGTTGCGCGGAAAGGTCATGAGCCGTGCCACGCCTTCAGGCGGGGGCGGATACGAGTACGGCATCAGCTTCAACGGCATGCCGCAGAGCGAGCGCGACGCGCTCTCGCAAGAGATCCTCGAATTGCAGCGGCGCGAGGCGGCGGCGCGAGCGCAGCAGCGCAGCGCCGAGGTAAAGCCCGCCATCCCACCGGGCACCCAGCGCCGGCGCAGCGTCCGCACCCTCTTCTCATTTCCGGTGCGCTACCGATTCGGCAAGACGTCTTCGCCGGCGGAGGCGAACGACATCAGCACCGGCGGTTTGCGGCTGATGTGCCGCGAAGACGTGCCGTTGGGAGTCGACGTCGAGATTCGATTCAGGCTACCCAACGCGGTGCTCGACATCTTCCCGCCCTCTGAGGAGCGGACCGAAATCACGCCGTTCGGTCCCCGCAAGATTCGTCTGCCGGATAACCGCCGTCCCTTCGCCGAGATGCTGCTACGAGGCCGTGTGATTTCGCGATTCGCCCCGCAGCGCGGGCGCGAAGTCTACGGCGTGCAGTTCACCGATATCGACGGCTACCATCGCGAAGAGATCGCGCGCTTCACCCACGCGGTCCAGCTACAAAAACTGCGCAACGAATAG
- a CDS encoding menaquinone biosynthesis protein, translating into MSLRCGRIRYTNDLPVYAAFDAGAIAYPGTLHADVPARLNAMLLGGELDLSPISAFAWAKHAEELVLLPDLCIGARDEVVSVVLVSQTPPALLDGVEIAVTQESESGRNLLRVLLERRYGVQPKYVDHAEPIACAEQGRPALLIGDTAIDALLRFQPEHVYDLGTLWHEWTSQQTVFAVWAARRDAYELDPEAVRACMHALTDAYTWSRANVEYVVREAQRTFARPEGFYERYYGKLNFTFHSAAQSGLAAYCRELFAIGAIPRVPSTLPEVIGVVSR; encoded by the coding sequence GTGAGCTTGCGGTGCGGACGCATCCGCTACACCAACGACCTCCCGGTCTACGCGGCCTTTGACGCCGGGGCGATCGCCTACCCCGGCACGCTGCATGCGGACGTTCCGGCCCGTCTTAACGCGATGCTTCTAGGTGGCGAGCTCGATCTGAGCCCGATCAGCGCCTTCGCTTGGGCGAAGCACGCGGAGGAACTCGTGCTGTTGCCGGACCTCTGCATCGGCGCTCGGGACGAAGTCGTTTCGGTCGTGCTGGTATCGCAGACGCCGCCGGCGTTGCTCGACGGCGTCGAGATCGCGGTCACGCAGGAATCCGAGAGCGGCCGCAATCTCCTGCGCGTTTTGTTGGAGCGGCGGTACGGCGTGCAGCCGAAATACGTCGACCACGCCGAGCCGATTGCGTGCGCGGAACAAGGCCGTCCGGCGCTGCTGATCGGCGATACCGCCATCGACGCGCTGTTGCGGTTTCAGCCGGAGCACGTGTACGATCTCGGCACGTTATGGCACGAGTGGACCTCGCAGCAGACGGTCTTTGCCGTATGGGCCGCGCGGCGCGACGCCTACGAGCTCGATCCCGAAGCGGTGCGCGCCTGCATGCACGCGCTGACGGACGCTTACACGTGGTCGCGCGCGAACGTGGAGTATGTCGTCCGAGAAGCGCAGCGGACGTTCGCTCGTCCCGAGGGCTTTTACGAGCGGTACTACGGGAAACTCAATTTCACGTTTCATTCGGCCGCGCAGAGCGGTCTAGCGGCGTATTGCCGCGAGCTTTTTGCGATCGGCGCGATTCCGCGCGTCCCGTCAACACTTCCGGAGGTCATCGGTGTCGTCTCTCGCTAG
- a CDS encoding DNA translocase FtsK: MARVRRKGNAKKINLEIVGITAIGLAVLLGIALAVPQHAGNVGHATAWALRHLFGGGAPLFPVLAALFGTIVFLEINVPKMIVGLGSAALAYFLMLEAGLAAAGATRGGVVGGEIWWALVSLVGPSGGWVVLAVAALSLTLYLTNASLKKAIGWVLLLIGRIKPPPMPKLPKFTIAMPGGHETLRDAFALPKPEPKKTKPPVFDVQDLSEAELEDDLDDEDGYEDEPVVATSVVRPPAAVPAVTAPPVRPPIVSGDYEPAQHERVYRLPDLALFDPPQAQVVDDSNRAHVLEDTLASFGVGARVAHIERGPSITRYELKPERGVKISKIASLADDLALALAATSVRIEAPIPGKSAVGIEVPNTTVSVVAIREILEALPNRGVVPPLWMALGKDITGRPVFGDLGKMPHLLVAGATGSGKSVCLNTIIASLLVSATPDQVQMLMIDPKRVELTVYNGIPHLIKDVITDPRMAAGALFEMTKEMDSRYERFAKAGVRKIEEYNAKFPNEKLPYVVIVIDELADLMLVAPAKVETTIMRLAQLARATGIHLIVATQRPSVDVITGLIKANIPSRIAFAVSSQVDSRTILDMAGAERLLGRGDMLYLPIDAPKPVRSQGALITGSEVNRLVEFWARQARPENLLDVDVVPVSDDDEKGRKDADPLCYEAAKFIIESNYASTAALQSQFSIGHPRAVRVMKQLEDFKIVGPHEGTKPRKIIIGLSELEIIAPRLGKGEDEQQSLFDDAS, encoded by the coding sequence ATGGCACGCGTGCGCCGTAAGGGCAATGCGAAGAAGATTAACCTTGAGATCGTCGGCATTACCGCGATCGGACTAGCGGTTCTCCTCGGTATCGCTCTAGCGGTGCCGCAGCATGCGGGCAACGTCGGCCACGCGACGGCGTGGGCGTTGCGCCACTTGTTTGGAGGGGGAGCTCCGCTTTTCCCGGTGCTGGCGGCACTCTTTGGGACGATCGTCTTCCTCGAAATCAACGTTCCCAAGATGATCGTGGGGCTCGGTAGCGCCGCGCTCGCCTATTTCCTTATGCTCGAAGCGGGACTGGCGGCAGCCGGCGCGACGCGCGGCGGCGTGGTGGGCGGGGAGATCTGGTGGGCCCTGGTCTCGCTGGTGGGCCCGAGCGGCGGCTGGGTCGTGCTCGCGGTGGCGGCGCTCAGCCTCACCCTGTACTTAACGAACGCCAGTTTGAAAAAGGCGATCGGCTGGGTCTTGCTGCTGATCGGTCGCATCAAGCCGCCCCCGATGCCCAAGCTCCCCAAGTTCACGATCGCGATGCCAGGAGGGCACGAGACCCTCCGCGATGCCTTCGCCCTTCCCAAGCCGGAGCCCAAGAAAACCAAGCCCCCGGTTTTCGACGTTCAGGATCTATCCGAGGCGGAGTTGGAAGACGATCTCGACGATGAGGACGGCTACGAGGATGAGCCGGTCGTCGCAACCTCGGTCGTTCGCCCCCCGGCGGCCGTTCCGGCCGTGACGGCGCCGCCCGTGCGGCCGCCGATCGTTAGCGGCGATTACGAGCCCGCGCAGCACGAACGGGTCTACCGGCTGCCGGACCTTGCGCTCTTCGACCCGCCCCAGGCGCAGGTCGTAGACGACTCCAATCGCGCGCACGTCCTCGAAGACACGCTGGCGAGTTTCGGCGTGGGTGCGCGGGTCGCGCACATCGAGCGCGGCCCCTCGATCACGCGTTACGAACTCAAGCCCGAACGCGGCGTCAAAATCTCCAAGATCGCGTCGTTGGCCGACGATCTGGCGCTGGCGCTCGCCGCCACCAGCGTGCGGATCGAAGCCCCGATTCCCGGGAAGTCGGCGGTCGGGATCGAGGTGCCCAATACCACTGTTTCGGTAGTCGCGATCCGCGAAATTCTCGAGGCGCTGCCCAACCGCGGCGTCGTTCCGCCGCTATGGATGGCGCTGGGCAAGGATATTACGGGCCGCCCCGTGTTCGGCGATCTCGGCAAGATGCCGCATCTGCTCGTCGCCGGCGCGACCGGCTCCGGCAAATCGGTATGTCTGAACACGATTATCGCCTCGCTACTCGTGAGCGCAACACCCGACCAAGTGCAGATGCTCATGATCGATCCGAAGCGCGTGGAACTCACGGTCTATAACGGCATCCCGCATCTGATCAAGGACGTCATTACCGATCCGCGCATGGCGGCCGGCGCGCTCTTCGAGATGACCAAGGAGATGGATTCCCGTTACGAACGATTTGCCAAGGCCGGCGTGCGTAAGATCGAAGAATACAACGCGAAGTTTCCCAATGAGAAATTGCCTTACGTCGTGATCGTCATCGACGAACTCGCGGACTTGATGTTGGTTGCTCCGGCGAAGGTCGAGACCACGATCATGCGACTCGCGCAACTCGCGCGCGCGACCGGCATCCATCTGATCGTCGCGACGCAGCGTCCATCGGTCGACGTTATCACCGGTTTGATCAAAGCGAACATTCCGTCGCGGATCGCATTCGCCGTGAGTTCGCAGGTGGATTCACGCACGATTTTGGACATGGCCGGCGCGGAGCGACTGCTCGGCCGCGGCGACATGCTCTATCTGCCGATCGATGCTCCCAAACCCGTCCGCTCGCAAGGCGCGCTCATCACCGGAAGCGAGGTCAATCGCCTCGTGGAGTTCTGGGCGCGTCAGGCCCGGCCCGAGAACCTGCTCGACGTCGACGTCGTGCCGGTGAGCGACGATGACGAAAAGGGTCGTAAAGATGCCGATCCCCTGTGCTACGAAGCGGCAAAGTTCATCATCGAGAGCAATTACGCATCGACGGCCGCGCTGCAATCGCAATTCTCGATCGGACACCCTCGCGCGGTGCGCGTGATGAAGCAACTGGAAGACTTCAAGATCGTCGGGCCCCACGAAGGCACCAAGCCGCGCAAGATCATCATCGGGCTCTCCGAGCTCGAGATCATCGCGCCGCGGTTAGGGAAAGGCGAGGATGAGCAGCAGTCCCTCTTCGACGACGCCTCCTAA
- a CDS encoding CofH family radical SAM protein, with product MGYAMDPALVEIERKVEAGVSLGMDDGLALYRTADLHNLGRIARAQKERKSGKNVFYVLNRYINSTNVCYANCKFCSFAADEFKEKDRVFRMTADQVFEKALETGTNFNQLHIVGGHDPRQLSLDYWLPLMRRFKDALPHVQLSLFTAAEIDYMAKRHRMSYPEIIAQLKEAGLDNVNGGGAEIFAEETRAKICANKVNSENWLEIHEELHRQGVASNATMLYGHIESLEDRVDHLLRLRASQERSPGFNAFIPLAFHPDGNELNDCGWTGGLDDIRTFAVARLMLDNFDHIKAYWMIQGIKICQVALEFGADDMDGTHGSTDEEMIYHSAGTQSGQYVDDREFRRLIEAVGYTPVRRNSTYDEFPYDWSPVEQELIHA from the coding sequence GTGGGATATGCGATGGATCCGGCACTCGTCGAGATCGAGCGCAAAGTCGAGGCGGGCGTTTCGCTCGGCATGGACGACGGGCTGGCGCTGTATCGGACGGCCGATTTGCATAATCTCGGGCGCATCGCGCGTGCGCAGAAAGAACGCAAGAGCGGAAAGAACGTCTTTTACGTCCTCAACCGATATATCAACTCGACGAACGTGTGCTACGCGAATTGCAAGTTCTGTTCGTTCGCGGCCGATGAGTTCAAAGAAAAAGACCGCGTCTTTCGCATGACCGCGGACCAAGTTTTCGAAAAGGCGCTGGAGACGGGGACGAACTTCAACCAGCTCCATATCGTCGGCGGCCACGACCCGCGCCAGCTTTCGCTCGACTATTGGCTCCCCCTCATGCGGCGATTCAAAGACGCGCTGCCGCACGTACAGCTTTCGCTATTCACAGCCGCCGAAATCGACTATATGGCCAAGCGCCATCGGATGAGTTATCCGGAGATCATCGCCCAACTCAAAGAGGCGGGCCTGGACAACGTGAACGGCGGCGGAGCCGAGATCTTCGCCGAAGAGACGCGCGCTAAAATCTGCGCGAACAAAGTCAATAGCGAGAACTGGCTCGAAATTCACGAAGAGCTCCATCGCCAGGGTGTGGCCAGTAACGCGACGATGCTCTACGGACATATCGAATCGCTCGAGGATCGCGTCGATCACCTGCTGCGTTTGCGCGCCTCGCAGGAGCGCTCGCCCGGTTTCAACGCGTTCATCCCGCTGGCGTTCCATCCCGACGGCAACGAGCTCAACGATTGCGGGTGGACCGGCGGCTTGGACGACATTCGCACCTTCGCGGTCGCACGGCTGATGCTCGATAACTTCGATCACATCAAAGCTTACTGGATGATTCAAGGCATCAAGATCTGCCAGGTGGCGCTGGAGTTCGGCGCCGACGATATGGACGGCACGCACGGATCGACGGATGAAGAGATGATCTATCATTCCGCGGGGACGCAGTCCGGCCAATACGTTGACGATCGCGAGTTCCGCCGCCTGATCGAAGCGGTCGGCTATACGCCGGTACGACGCAACTCCACGTACGACGAGTTTCCCTACGATTGGTCGCCCGTCGAGCAAGAGCTGATCCATGCGTAA